Proteins from a single region of Diaphorobacter limosus:
- a CDS encoding Zn-dependent hydrolase has protein sequence MDRHLPPNAALAALRIDGARLWQSLMDLAQIGATPKGGVCRIALTDLDRQGRDLFVQWARGAGCSIRVDAIGNIFARRAGQDDNLPPVMTGSHIDTQPTGGKFDGNYGVLAGLEVVRTLNAASVRTRAPIEVAVWTNEEGSRFVPVMMGSGVFAGAFTLEHALAQRDAQGVSVGEALASIGYAGQLGPAPAVGSYFEAHIEQGPVLENHARVIGVVTAALGQRWYDVTVQGMEAHAGPTPMELRRDALLAASELVLEVNRIAVQRAPHARGTVGTMELFPNSRNVIPGRASLSVDLRAPDDAQLLDMDAALRAACARIATERSLQITVEQVVYFPPQPFTPQLVQAVRANADDLGYSSMDVVSGAGHDAVYLARVAPAAMIFVPCDDGISHNEIENAAAEHLEAGCNVLLRAMLAAAEVVA, from the coding sequence ATGGACAGGCATCTTCCCCCCAATGCGGCCCTGGCCGCTCTGCGCATAGACGGCGCGCGGCTGTGGCAGTCGCTGATGGACCTGGCGCAGATCGGCGCCACACCCAAGGGGGGCGTGTGCCGCATCGCCCTCACCGACCTGGATCGCCAAGGCCGCGACCTGTTCGTGCAATGGGCGCGGGGCGCCGGCTGCAGCATCCGCGTGGACGCGATCGGCAACATCTTCGCGCGCCGCGCGGGCCAGGACGACAACCTGCCACCGGTGATGACCGGCAGCCATATCGACACGCAGCCCACGGGCGGCAAGTTCGACGGCAACTACGGCGTGCTGGCCGGCCTCGAAGTCGTGCGCACGCTCAACGCCGCCAGCGTGCGCACGCGCGCGCCCATCGAGGTGGCGGTGTGGACGAACGAGGAGGGCTCGCGCTTCGTGCCGGTGATGATGGGCTCGGGCGTGTTTGCCGGCGCCTTCACGCTGGAGCATGCGCTGGCGCAGCGCGACGCGCAGGGCGTGAGCGTGGGCGAGGCGCTGGCATCCATAGGCTATGCGGGCCAGCTTGGCCCGGCACCTGCCGTGGGTTCGTATTTCGAGGCTCATATCGAGCAGGGCCCGGTGCTGGAGAACCACGCGCGCGTGATCGGCGTGGTCACCGCCGCGCTGGGCCAGCGCTGGTACGACGTCACCGTCCAGGGCATGGAGGCCCACGCCGGCCCCACGCCCATGGAGCTGCGCCGCGACGCGCTGCTGGCCGCCAGCGAACTGGTGCTGGAGGTGAACCGCATAGCAGTGCAGCGTGCCCCGCATGCGCGCGGCACCGTGGGCACGATGGAGCTGTTCCCGAATTCACGCAACGTGATTCCGGGTCGTGCCAGCCTGAGCGTGGATTTGCGCGCGCCCGACGATGCACAGCTGCTGGATATGGATGCCGCACTGCGCGCCGCCTGCGCGCGCATCGCCACGGAACGCAGCCTGCAGATCACGGTGGAGCAAGTGGTCTACTTCCCGCCCCAGCCGTTCACGCCGCAGCTGGTGCAGGCCGTGCGCGCCAACGCCGACGACCTGGGCTATAGCAGCATGGACGTGGTCAGCGGCGCCGGCCACGACGCCGTGTACCTGGCGCGCGTGGCGCCCGCGGCCATGATCTTCGTGCCCTGCGACGACGGCATCAGCCACAACGAGATCGAGAACGCTGCAGCCGAGCACCTCGAGGCCGGCTGCAACGTCCTGCTGCGCGCCATGCTGGCGGCGGCGGAGGTCGTGGCATGA
- a CDS encoding ABC transporter ATP-binding protein, with product MKTLLSVESIHAHYGKSHVLQGVSLQVQEGELVTLLGRNGAGKTTTLKTIAGVMQPTQGQVRFAGEATSRLATHQVAQRGICLVPEHRGIFKLLTVEENLLLAQRKKSPWQLADVYRIFPRLQERRTNGGGQLSGGEQQMLAIGRALMNAPRLLMLDEPVEGLAPVIVEEIVAQLKTIKAAGVTILLVEQNLEVCTQLADRHYIIEQGCIVHEAGNAEFLADEAVKDRYLGVGLV from the coding sequence ATGAAGACATTGCTGTCGGTGGAGTCCATACACGCCCATTACGGCAAGAGCCATGTGCTGCAGGGCGTGTCGCTGCAGGTGCAGGAGGGCGAGCTCGTCACCCTGTTGGGCCGAAACGGCGCCGGCAAGACCACCACGCTCAAGACCATTGCCGGCGTGATGCAGCCCACGCAGGGCCAGGTGCGCTTTGCCGGCGAAGCCACAAGCCGCCTGGCCACGCACCAGGTAGCGCAGCGCGGCATCTGCCTGGTGCCCGAACACCGCGGCATCTTCAAACTGCTGACGGTGGAGGAAAACCTGCTGCTGGCGCAGCGCAAGAAGTCGCCCTGGCAGCTGGCCGACGTGTACCGCATCTTCCCGCGCCTGCAGGAGCGCCGCACGAACGGCGGCGGCCAGCTCTCGGGCGGCGAGCAGCAAATGCTGGCCATTGGCCGCGCGCTGATGAACGCGCCGCGCCTGCTGATGCTGGACGAGCCCGTCGAAGGTCTGGCCCCGGTGATCGTCGAGGAGATCGTGGCCCAGCTCAAGACAATCAAGGCTGCGGGCGTGACCATTTTGCTGGTGGAGCAGAACCTGGAGGTCTGCACGCAGCTGGCCGATCGCCACTACATCATCGAACAGGGCTGCATCGTGCACGAGGCCGGCAACGCCGAATTTCTGGCCGACGAGGCCGTCAAGGATCGCTACCTGGGCGTAGGCCTGGTGTGA
- a CDS encoding ABC transporter ATP-binding protein — translation MSTTAPILLEAQGVAKHYGKFVALGGVDLKVRANTVHSVIGPNGAGKTTLFHMLTGTKAVSGGRILFDGHDVTREPDHRRVRRGMARSFQVTSLFLTLPVRENLRLAAQGVAPAKALDCWNAPTGARSCADTVAQVLERVGLARHAGTPAGNLSHGQQRRLEVGMALAAKPKAIFLDEPTSGMGIDDLDDMKRLIQGLKDEHTVVLIEHNMGIVMDISDTITVMQLGRVLAEGVPAEIRNDERVRTAYLGNMITGGKA, via the coding sequence ATGAGCACCACCGCACCCATCCTGCTCGAAGCCCAGGGCGTGGCCAAGCATTACGGCAAGTTCGTCGCCCTGGGCGGCGTGGACCTGAAGGTGCGCGCCAACACCGTGCATTCGGTGATCGGCCCCAACGGCGCGGGCAAGACCACGCTGTTCCACATGCTCACCGGCACCAAGGCCGTGAGCGGCGGTCGCATCCTGTTCGACGGCCATGACGTGACGCGCGAGCCCGACCACCGGCGCGTGCGCCGCGGCATGGCGCGCTCCTTCCAGGTCACCAGCCTGTTCCTGACCCTGCCGGTGCGCGAGAACCTGCGCCTGGCCGCGCAGGGCGTGGCGCCGGCCAAGGCGCTGGACTGCTGGAACGCGCCCACGGGCGCGCGCTCCTGCGCCGACACCGTGGCCCAGGTACTGGAGCGCGTGGGCCTGGCGCGCCACGCTGGCACGCCGGCCGGCAACCTGTCGCACGGCCAGCAGCGGCGGCTGGAAGTGGGCATGGCCCTGGCCGCGAAACCGAAGGCCATCTTCCTGGACGAGCCCACGTCCGGCATGGGCATTGACGACCTCGACGACATGAAGCGGCTGATACAGGGCCTGAAAGACGAGCACACCGTGGTGCTCATAGAGCACAACATGGGCATCGTCATGGACATCTCCGACACCATCACCGTCATGCAGCTGGGCCGCGTGCTGGCCGAGGGCGTGCCCGCCGAGATCCGCAACGACGAGCGCGTGCGCACGGCCTACCTGGGCAATATGATCACCGGAGGCAAGGCATGA
- a CDS encoding branched-chain amino acid ABC transporter permease, with amino-acid sequence MTRHSHLFLALAIVIAMPLFMQSGSLASEVLIYALAAMGCNLLLGYTGLLSFGQGIFFGLGSYTIALLLTRWPLPMPLALLAAVAMGAMGAAVVGWIAIRQRGTYFVMLTLAFAQMFYFLAYSLPGLTGGDNGLLDIPRPSLAVAGQTLWPLVSPWQYYGFVAVLFLLAFWLLRRVCDSMFGRTLLAVRDNEERAAAVGYDLRLLKLQAFVISGAVTGLAGALHAMMTGIAPLSNVEYHTSEMIIVMTVIGGTGNLLASVLGAAFYVLLGDWLSTLWPRWLLLLGVVLMVVSLGLQRGLWGLGESLWALLRRKGPEPATPEAAASNGGQA; translated from the coding sequence ATGACCAGGCATTCCCACCTTTTCCTCGCGCTGGCCATCGTCATCGCCATGCCGCTGTTCATGCAGTCGGGCTCTCTCGCCAGCGAGGTGCTGATCTACGCCCTCGCCGCCATGGGCTGCAACCTGCTGCTGGGCTACACGGGGCTGCTGTCGTTCGGCCAGGGCATCTTCTTCGGCCTGGGCAGCTACACCATCGCCTTGCTGCTCACACGCTGGCCCCTGCCCATGCCGCTGGCGCTGCTGGCGGCCGTGGCCATGGGGGCCATGGGCGCGGCCGTGGTGGGCTGGATCGCGATTCGCCAGCGCGGCACCTACTTCGTCATGCTGACGCTGGCATTCGCGCAGATGTTCTATTTCCTGGCCTATTCGCTGCCCGGCCTGACGGGCGGGGACAACGGTCTGCTCGATATACCGCGCCCGTCGCTCGCCGTCGCCGGCCAGACGCTGTGGCCGCTGGTCTCGCCCTGGCAGTACTACGGCTTCGTGGCCGTGCTGTTCCTGCTGGCGTTCTGGCTGCTGCGCCGCGTCTGCGATTCGATGTTCGGCCGCACGCTGCTGGCCGTGCGCGACAACGAGGAGCGTGCCGCCGCCGTGGGTTACGACCTACGGTTGCTGAAGCTGCAGGCCTTCGTGATCTCGGGCGCCGTCACCGGCCTGGCCGGCGCCCTGCACGCCATGATGACCGGCATCGCGCCGCTGTCCAACGTGGAGTACCACACCAGCGAGATGATCATCGTGATGACCGTCATCGGCGGCACCGGCAATCTGTTGGCCTCGGTGCTGGGCGCGGCCTTCTACGTTCTGCTGGGCGACTGGCTGTCCACGCTGTGGCCGCGCTGGCTGCTGCTGCTAGGCGTGGTGCTGATGGTTGTGAGCCTGGGCCTGCAGCGCGGCCTGTGGGGCCTGGGCGAGAGCCTATGGGCGCTGCTGCGCCGCAAGGGGCCGGAGCCCGCCACACCCGAAGCCGCCGCATCGAACGGAGGCCAGGCATGA
- a CDS encoding branched-chain amino acid ABC transporter permease, protein MSIYLLQTINGIGIGMLYFLLAVGLSIVFGLLRFVNFAHGAFYLIGAYFCYQMTRWGWSFWWTLLLAPLAVGAIGWLTEKLLLRHVYAKPHEFHILVTVGLALVVQELVILQWGPLGDSVAVPDLLQGVVMWGGFVYPKYRLFVIGFTAVLALLLWWLLEGTRLGSAVRAGSESTEMVSLLGLNVFAIFSLVFALGAATAALAGVLAAPIRGAEPFMGIEALGVAFVIVVVGGLGSFSGALVGGILIGIVQSVMSTLWPEGARLMIYVAMAAVLLLRPHGLLGRKG, encoded by the coding sequence ATGAGCATCTACCTGCTACAGACCATCAACGGAATCGGCATTGGCATGCTGTATTTCCTGTTGGCCGTGGGCCTGTCCATCGTCTTCGGTCTGCTGCGCTTCGTGAACTTCGCGCACGGTGCGTTCTACCTGATAGGTGCTTACTTTTGCTACCAGATGACGCGCTGGGGCTGGAGCTTCTGGTGGACGCTGCTGCTCGCCCCCCTGGCCGTGGGGGCGATCGGCTGGCTCACTGAGAAGCTGCTGCTGCGCCATGTCTACGCCAAGCCGCACGAGTTCCACATCCTGGTCACCGTGGGCCTGGCCCTGGTGGTGCAGGAGCTCGTGATCCTGCAGTGGGGGCCGCTGGGCGACAGCGTGGCCGTGCCGGATCTGCTGCAGGGCGTGGTCATGTGGGGCGGCTTTGTCTACCCCAAGTACCGGCTGTTCGTGATCGGCTTCACAGCCGTGCTGGCGCTGCTGCTGTGGTGGCTGCTGGAGGGCACGCGCCTGGGCAGCGCGGTGCGCGCCGGCAGCGAATCCACCGAGATGGTGTCGCTGCTGGGCCTGAACGTGTTCGCCATCTTCAGCCTGGTGTTCGCGCTCGGTGCAGCCACGGCGGCGCTGGCCGGCGTGCTCGCCGCGCCGATACGCGGGGCCGAGCCCTTCATGGGCATAGAGGCGCTCGGCGTGGCCTTCGTCATCGTGGTGGTGGGCGGGCTGGGCAGCTTCAGCGGGGCGCTGGTGGGCGGCATTCTCATCGGCATCGTGCAAAGCGTGATGAGCACGCTGTGGCCCGAAGGCGCACGCCTGATGATTTACGTGGCCATGGCCGCCGTGCTGTTGCTGCGCCCCCATGGCCTGCTGGGCCGCAAAGGATGA
- a CDS encoding ABC transporter substrate-binding protein codes for MQRRHLLQLAALGALPSSLSLAPTAWAQAKDAIQFGCPVPMSGPFAANGKFADLGMKLAIEQYGKALGRPLAYTLLDTEGKPATAVRKVQESAQQQGARFFAGGILSSEALAMGKEAEKAGGVFITTAGADEITGKDCNSATFRWSVPTFGAIEQTVRPLVEAMPKAKRWYTITPQYVFGDGLLSAAKNIFKEKGIEHVSNSYHSLTEKEFSGYLTNAVAAKPDVLLLLNFGAQSSDTLRQAISFGMHKNMTILIAWASGLEQFESLGADLCDGVYFGAQYWHTADAPQNLDLVKRCQDKFKANPNYSLAGSYICTKLLIDAIVKAGSVEQKAVIAALEGMKYQGLTGEEEVRKADHQVLKNYYLLKGKAKAKMKNKDDYVDVISSGKSFLPVDQTGCKLA; via the coding sequence ATGCAACGTCGTCACCTTCTGCAACTTGCCGCGCTCGGCGCCCTGCCCTCCTCGCTGTCGCTGGCACCCACTGCCTGGGCACAGGCCAAGGACGCGATCCAGTTCGGCTGCCCGGTACCCATGTCGGGCCCGTTCGCAGCCAACGGCAAGTTCGCCGACCTGGGCATGAAGCTGGCCATAGAGCAGTACGGCAAGGCGCTGGGCCGGCCGCTGGCCTATACGCTGCTGGACACCGAGGGCAAGCCGGCGACGGCGGTGCGCAAGGTGCAGGAATCGGCACAGCAGCAGGGCGCACGCTTCTTTGCCGGCGGCATTCTGTCGTCCGAGGCGCTGGCCATGGGCAAGGAGGCCGAGAAGGCCGGCGGCGTGTTCATCACCACGGCCGGCGCCGACGAGATCACCGGCAAGGACTGCAACAGCGCCACCTTCCGCTGGTCCGTGCCCACCTTCGGTGCCATCGAGCAGACCGTGCGTCCACTGGTAGAGGCCATGCCGAAGGCCAAGCGCTGGTACACGATCACGCCGCAATATGTGTTCGGCGATGGCCTGCTGTCGGCAGCCAAGAACATCTTCAAGGAAAAGGGCATAGAGCATGTGAGCAACAGCTACCACTCGCTGACCGAGAAGGAGTTCAGCGGCTACCTCACCAACGCCGTGGCCGCCAAGCCCGATGTGCTGCTGCTCTTGAACTTTGGCGCCCAGTCGTCCGACACGCTGCGCCAGGCCATCAGCTTCGGCATGCACAAGAACATGACCATCCTCATCGCCTGGGCCTCGGGGCTGGAGCAGTTCGAGTCGCTGGGCGCCGACCTGTGCGACGGCGTGTACTTTGGCGCGCAGTACTGGCACACGGCGGACGCCCCGCAAAACCTGGATCTGGTCAAGCGCTGCCAGGACAAGTTCAAGGCCAACCCCAACTACAGCCTGGCGGGCTCCTACATCTGCACCAAGCTGCTCATCGACGCCATCGTCAAGGCCGGCTCGGTGGAGCAAAAGGCCGTCATCGCCGCACTCGAAGGCATGAAGTACCAGGGCCTGACGGGCGAGGAGGAGGTGCGCAAGGCGGACCACCAGGTGCTCAAAAACTACTACCTGCTCAAGGGCAAGGCCAAGGCGAAGATGAAGAACAAGGATGACTACGTGGATGTGATCAGCTCCGGCAAGTCCTTCCTGCCCGTGGACCAGACCGGCTGCAAGCTGGCCTGA
- a CDS encoding FadR/GntR family transcriptional regulator, producing the protein MTKPKTSSLAIKQLKRSDLVAQEVKRLITEKNLSPGDRLPREIELQEQFQVSKGTIREALKSLEVQGLITISTGPAGGGTIAEVPLDRTLQFMQNYLFFQEVTIDDIYTVRQMLEPELAAGAVPHLTEADFEALEHSISCCDPTQSHEDLLTQRREDVNFHDILAAANPNPFLRFSCELINEMIRQLIVFGNRTPQTEHRRFGEANAQFHRDIVQAARARDAERVRVLMHQHMQDAASSVKRMKGRIQGRLILDADTLRRPRPVAGRKRA; encoded by the coding sequence ATGACCAAACCGAAGACTTCCTCATTGGCGATCAAACAGCTCAAGCGCTCGGATCTCGTGGCCCAGGAGGTCAAGCGCCTGATCACCGAGAAAAATCTCAGTCCCGGCGACCGCCTGCCGCGTGAAATCGAGCTGCAGGAGCAGTTCCAGGTCAGCAAGGGCACGATCCGCGAGGCGCTCAAGTCGTTGGAGGTGCAGGGGCTGATCACCATCTCCACCGGTCCGGCGGGTGGCGGCACCATCGCCGAGGTGCCGCTCGATCGCACGCTGCAGTTCATGCAGAACTACCTGTTCTTCCAGGAGGTGACGATCGACGACATCTACACCGTGCGCCAGATGCTCGAACCCGAGCTGGCGGCAGGCGCCGTGCCGCACCTGACCGAGGCCGACTTCGAGGCGCTGGAGCACAGCATCAGCTGCTGTGACCCCACGCAAAGCCATGAGGATTTGCTCACCCAGCGGCGCGAGGATGTGAACTTTCACGACATCCTGGCCGCGGCCAATCCCAACCCCTTCCTGCGCTTTTCCTGCGAGCTCATCAACGAGATGATTCGCCAGCTCATCGTCTTCGGCAACCGCACGCCGCAGACCGAGCACCGGCGCTTTGGCGAGGCCAACGCGCAGTTCCACCGCGACATCGTGCAGGCCGCCCGCGCGCGTGACGCCGAGCGGGTGCGCGTGCTGATGCACCAGCACATGCAGGACGCCGCCAGCAGCGTCAAGCGCATGAAGGGGCGCATCCAGGGGCGACTGATCCTGGATGCGGACACGCTGCGCCGGCCCAGGCCCGTGGCCGGGCGCAAGCGTGCCTGA
- a CDS encoding tripartite tricarboxylate transporter substrate binding protein — translation MGADKLRRVFQPSNEPITHPFSGAPGCIRAPWRALAGGLAFVALLAAPVAQAQQGAYPSKPIRLIVPFAPGGSTDILGRLLAQKLGESMQTSVVVENKPGANGTIGCDLVAKAPPDGYTVILGDVGCMSMAPGLYSRLPYDPLRDFAPVSLVGRSPLVLTVGTQSPLQSLQDLTAAAQAAPGKLNYPSSGTGGPNHLGAELYAMQAKVKVSHIPYKGSAPSVVSLVAGETDFGFLTAVTIASQLNAGKVRALAVAHTERLPAMPNVPTMSEAGLKGFTADAWFLAAVPAGTPKPIVDRLYAEIAKALPVPDVKAKLDSMGVLASGLDPQASAQFLRTEVDKWRGVIKTAGITLD, via the coding sequence ATGGGAGCTGATAAGCTGCGCCGCGTTTTTCAACCATCCAACGAACCCATTACCCATCCATTCAGCGGCGCCCCCGGTTGCATCCGCGCGCCATGGCGCGCCTTGGCCGGCGGCCTGGCTTTCGTGGCCTTGCTGGCCGCTCCTGTGGCGCAGGCCCAGCAAGGCGCCTACCCGTCCAAGCCCATACGCCTCATCGTGCCGTTCGCGCCCGGTGGCTCGACCGATATCCTGGGCCGCCTGCTGGCGCAAAAGCTGGGCGAGAGCATGCAGACCAGCGTGGTGGTGGAGAACAAGCCTGGCGCCAACGGCACCATAGGCTGCGACCTGGTGGCCAAGGCGCCACCGGACGGCTACACCGTCATCCTGGGCGATGTGGGCTGCATGTCCATGGCGCCGGGTCTGTACTCCCGCTTGCCCTACGACCCGCTGCGCGACTTCGCGCCCGTGAGCCTGGTCGGGCGCAGCCCGCTGGTGCTGACCGTGGGCACGCAAAGCCCGCTGCAGTCGCTCCAAGACCTGACGGCCGCGGCGCAGGCTGCGCCGGGCAAGCTCAACTACCCCTCGTCCGGCACGGGCGGTCCCAACCATCTGGGGGCGGAGCTGTACGCCATGCAGGCCAAGGTCAAGGTCAGCCACATACCGTACAAGGGCAGCGCGCCGTCGGTGGTGTCGCTGGTGGCGGGTGAGACGGATTTCGGCTTTCTCACGGCGGTGACGATCGCCTCGCAGCTCAACGCCGGCAAGGTGCGCGCGCTGGCCGTGGCGCACACCGAGCGCCTGCCGGCCATGCCCAACGTGCCCACCATGTCGGAGGCCGGCCTCAAGGGCTTCACGGCCGATGCCTGGTTCCTGGCCGCCGTGCCGGCGGGCACACCCAAGCCCATCGTCGATCGCCTCTACGCCGAGATCGCCAAGGCCCTGCCCGTGCCCGACGTGAAGGCCAAGCTCGACTCCATGGGCGTGCTGGCCTCGGGCCTGGATCCGCAGGCCTCGGCGCAGTTCCTGCGCACCGAGGTGGACAAGTGGCGCGGCGTGATCAAGACCGCCGGCATCACGCTCGACTGA
- a CDS encoding CoA-acylating methylmalonate-semialdehyde dehydrogenase: MHHDQNVTATVGHLIDGQLVADTERTQPVFNPATGQSTTSVALASKATVEAAIASAEAAFPAWRATPPLKRARVMSRLKVLLEENADKIAAMITAEHGKVLSDAHGEIQRGIENVEYASYAPELLKGEHSRNVGPGIDSWAEHQALGVTAGITPFNFPAMVPLWMWPMAVACGNTFVLKPSERDPSSTLFIAQLALEAGLPPGVLNVVNGDKTAVDTLLQDPRVKAVSFVGSTPIAEYIYSEGCKHGKRVQALGGAKNHAVLMPDADVANAVNALMGAAYGSCGERCMAIPLLVAVGDEVGDAVVAGLKAEIARMKVGPGTDNGNDMGPLVTRQHFEKVKAYVDSGVAEGAQLVVDGRGVQVAGHEDGYFLGACLFDNVKPGMKIYQEEIFGPVLGVVRVKTLQEAMALIDAHEYGNGTCIFTRDGEAARYFTDHIQVGMVGVNVPLPVPVAYHSFGGWKRSLFGDLHAYGPDAVRFYTKRKTITQRWPSAGVREGAVFSFPSSR; this comes from the coding sequence ATGCACCACGACCAGAACGTCACCGCCACCGTAGGCCACCTCATTGACGGCCAGCTCGTCGCCGACACCGAGCGCACCCAGCCCGTGTTCAACCCCGCCACCGGCCAGTCGACCACCAGCGTGGCGCTGGCGAGCAAGGCCACGGTGGAGGCGGCCATCGCCAGCGCCGAGGCCGCCTTCCCCGCCTGGCGCGCCACGCCACCGCTCAAGCGCGCGCGGGTCATGAGCCGGCTGAAAGTGCTGCTGGAAGAAAACGCCGACAAGATCGCCGCCATGATCACCGCCGAGCACGGCAAGGTGCTGTCCGACGCGCACGGCGAGATCCAGCGCGGCATAGAAAACGTGGAATACGCCAGCTACGCCCCCGAGCTGCTCAAGGGCGAACACAGCCGCAACGTCGGCCCCGGCATAGACAGCTGGGCCGAGCACCAGGCGCTGGGCGTCACGGCCGGCATCACGCCGTTCAACTTTCCGGCCATGGTGCCGCTGTGGATGTGGCCCATGGCCGTGGCCTGTGGCAACACCTTTGTCTTGAAGCCCTCCGAACGCGACCCGAGCAGCACCCTGTTCATCGCCCAGCTGGCGCTGGAAGCCGGTCTGCCACCCGGCGTGCTCAACGTCGTCAACGGCGACAAGACCGCCGTCGATACGCTGCTGCAAGACCCGCGCGTGAAGGCGGTGAGCTTTGTCGGCTCGACGCCGATCGCCGAATACATCTATTCGGAAGGCTGCAAGCATGGCAAGCGCGTGCAGGCCCTGGGCGGCGCCAAGAACCACGCCGTGCTGATGCCCGACGCCGACGTGGCCAACGCCGTCAACGCGCTGATGGGCGCGGCCTACGGCAGCTGCGGCGAGCGCTGCATGGCCATCCCGCTGCTGGTGGCCGTGGGCGACGAAGTAGGCGACGCCGTGGTGGCCGGCCTGAAGGCCGAGATCGCCAGGATGAAGGTCGGCCCCGGCACGGACAACGGCAACGACATGGGCCCGCTGGTCACGCGCCAGCACTTTGAGAAGGTCAAGGCCTATGTGGACAGCGGCGTGGCCGAAGGCGCGCAGCTGGTGGTGGACGGCCGCGGCGTGCAGGTGGCGGGACATGAGGACGGCTACTTCCTCGGCGCCTGCCTGTTCGACAACGTCAAACCCGGCATGAAGATCTACCAGGAGGAAATCTTCGGCCCCGTGCTCGGCGTGGTGCGCGTCAAGACGCTGCAAGAGGCCATGGCGCTGATCGACGCGCACGAGTACGGCAACGGCACCTGCATCTTCACGCGCGACGGCGAGGCCGCGCGCTACTTCACCGACCACATCCAGGTCGGCATGGTGGGCGTGAACGTGCCCCTGCCCGTGCCCGTGGCCTACCACTCCTTCGGCGGCTGGAAGCGTTCGCTGTTCGGCGACCTGCACGCCTACGGCCCGGATGCCGTGCGCTTCTACACCAAGCGCAAGACCATCACCCAGCGCTGGCCCAGCGCCGGCGTGCGCGAGGGCGCGGTGTTCAGTTTTCCGAGCAGCCGCTGA
- a CDS encoding aspartate aminotransferase family protein produces MSFAVVDDNRTAIRQDAAWLDAHWMPFTGNRNFKANPRMVVGAQGAYYTDADGRKIFDGLSGLWCSGLGHGRKEVAEAIGRAAANLDYAPAFQFGHPAAFELANRIKDLTPAGLDYVFFTGSGSEAADTSLKMARAYWRAKGQGGKTRLIGREKGYHGVNFGGISVGGMVGNRKLFGQGVEADHMPHTQPPLGSFCRGMPDTDGRALADKLLDVIALHDASNIAAVIVEPFSGSAGVVIPPAGYLQRLREICTQNNILLIFDEVITGFGRCGGWTGAEVFGVTPDIMNFAKQVTNGAQPLGGCVAAKEIYDTFMAAGGPEYMLEFAHGYTYSAHPVACAAGNAVLDILQKEDMPARVKALSPYFENAVHGLKGAKHVADIRNYGLAAGFTIASLPGEPARRPYEVAMKCWDKGFYVRYGGDTIQLAPPFISTEAEINRLVSALGDALQETA; encoded by the coding sequence ATGTCCTTTGCCGTCGTTGACGACAACCGCACCGCCATCCGCCAGGACGCCGCCTGGCTCGACGCCCACTGGATGCCGTTCACCGGCAACCGCAACTTCAAGGCGAATCCGCGCATGGTGGTCGGCGCCCAGGGCGCCTACTACACCGATGCCGACGGGCGCAAGATTTTTGACGGCCTGTCGGGCCTGTGGTGCTCGGGCCTGGGCCATGGCCGCAAGGAAGTGGCCGAGGCCATCGGCCGCGCCGCCGCCAACCTGGACTACGCCCCGGCCTTCCAGTTTGGCCACCCGGCCGCATTCGAACTGGCCAACCGCATCAAGGACTTGACCCCGGCGGGCCTGGACTATGTGTTCTTCACCGGATCCGGCTCCGAGGCGGCCGACACGTCGCTGAAGATGGCACGCGCCTACTGGCGCGCCAAGGGCCAGGGCGGCAAGACGCGGCTGATCGGCCGCGAGAAGGGCTACCACGGCGTGAATTTTGGCGGCATCTCGGTGGGGGGCATGGTGGGCAACCGCAAGCTGTTTGGCCAGGGCGTGGAGGCCGACCACATGCCCCACACCCAGCCGCCGCTGGGCTCGTTCTGCCGTGGCATGCCCGATACCGACGGCCGGGCGTTGGCCGACAAGCTGCTGGACGTGATTGCCCTGCATGACGCGAGCAACATCGCCGCCGTGATCGTCGAGCCGTTCTCGGGCTCGGCCGGCGTCGTCATTCCGCCCGCGGGCTACCTGCAGCGCCTGCGCGAGATCTGCACGCAGAACAACATCCTGCTCATCTTCGACGAGGTCATCACCGGCTTTGGCCGCTGCGGCGGCTGGACGGGCGCCGAGGTGTTCGGCGTGACGCCCGACATCATGAACTTTGCCAAGCAGGTCACCAACGGCGCCCAGCCGCTGGGCGGCTGCGTTGCAGCCAAAGAAATCTACGACACCTTCATGGCCGCGGGCGGGCCCGAGTACATGCTGGAGTTTGCCCACGGCTACACCTACTCGGCCCACCCCGTGGCCTGCGCGGCGGGCAACGCGGTGCTGGACATCCTGCAGAAGGAAGACATGCCGGCGCGCGTCAAGGCGCTGTCGCCGTATTTTGAGAACGCCGTGCATGGCCTCAAGGGTGCGAAGCATGTGGCCGACATCCGCAACTACGGCCTGGCTGCGGGCTTCACCATCGCCAGCCTGCCCGGCGAGCCGGCGCGCCGCCCCTACGAGGTGGCAATGAAGTGCTGGGACAAGGGCTTCTACGTGCGCTACGGCGGCGACACGATTCAGCTGGCGCCGCCCTTCATCAGTACCGAGGCCGAGATCAACCGCCTGGTCAGCGCTCTGGGCGACGCACTGCAAGAGACCGCCTGA